From Primulina tabacum isolate GXHZ01 chromosome 2, ASM2559414v2, whole genome shotgun sequence, one genomic window encodes:
- the LOC142536815 gene encoding uncharacterized protein LOC142536815, whose amino-acid sequence MVIRSTQSIVDLLLQNYVFTDARVAYSSVIIGILACKMVYGLSRMIGAIHFKSYSGLPKSQQIEWNNRAMSTLHALFITTVSLYFVFWSDLYSNDEVLGPITLRRSTLSSFALGVSAGYFFSDLGMIIWFYPSLGGMEYVIHHLLSVVGVSYAMLTGEAQVYTYMVLTSEATTPWINLRWYLDEAGMKNSRLYLTNGIIIFLAWLVARILLFVYLFYHTYVNYGQVKQMHASGMVLVLVVPFIISVMNFVWFGKIFKGLKKTLAKRKKSQ is encoded by the exons ATGGTGATCAGATCTACCCAAAGTATAGTTGATCTTCTTCTGCAGAACTATGTATTTACTGATGCCCGTGTTGCCTACTCTTCTGTCATCATTGGCATTCTCGCATGCAAAATG GTTTATGGTCTTAGCCGGATGATTGGTGCAATTCACTTCAAAAGCTATTCTGGCCTTCCAAAATCTCAACAAATTGAATGGAATAACCG TGCCATGTCGACACTTCATGCATTATTTATTACGACTGTGTCATTGTACTTTGTATTCTGGTCAGATCTCTACTCGAACGACGAGGTTCTTGGTCCAATTACTCTTCGACGTTCGACATTGTCGTCATTTGCTTTGGGA GTTTCTGCCGGTTATTTCTTTTCTGATCTCGGCATGATAATTTGGTTTTATCCTTCTTTAGGTGGGATGGAATAT GTTATTCACCATCTTCTCTCTGTGGTGGGTGTCAGCTACGCCATGTTGACCGGTGAAGCACAGGTTTACACTTACATGGTTTTAACATCCGAGGCAACCACACCTTGGATCAATTTGAGATg GTATCTTGATGAAGCTGGAATGAAGAATTCCCGTCTATATCTTACGAATGGGATCATAATATTCTTAGCGTGGCTG GTTGCAAGAATTTTGTTGTTCGTTTATTTGTTTTATCATACGTATGTGAATTATGGTCAG GTGAAGCAAATGCATGCAAGTGGAATGGTGTTGGTACTTGTGGTTCCCTTTATCATATCTGTGATGAATTTTGTTTGGTTTGGGAAAATATTCAAAGGGCTCAAGAAAACTTTAGCCAAGAGGAAGAAGAGCCAGTGA
- the LOC142536812 gene encoding fasciclin-like arabinogalactan protein 2 yields the protein MQLRILILGLLPLVLSLPATAHAHNITHILAGYPDLSTFNHYLTVTHLAAEINLRRTITVCAVDNAAMDDLISKNYPLYTIKNILSLHIFADYFSSKKLHQMPKGSTTTSSLFQATGEAAGTSGYVDITDIKGGKVGFLPVDSSENQPMATFVKTIGDLPYDISVIQISHILTSPEAEAPSSAPTDVNVTSLMAKQGCKAFSDLIRAEGTEDTFLQSVVGGLTIFCPSDDALKSFMPSYTNLTSDGRTSVVLYHAIPTYNSLGMLRSSSGLVNTLATEGANKYDLTVLNDGDNVKLETKVNTATIKGTLIDADPLSVFKIDRVLLPRQLFKVDPLSKSKSSNGAESPGPSTDDEAAAADINSSNDRERIRGGWFVMSVIGILATIF from the coding sequence ATGCAGCTAAGAATCTTGATTCTTGGCCTTCTTCCACTAGTGCTGTCCCTTCCCGCCACCGCACATGCACACAATATCACCCATATACTTGCCGGGTACCCGGACTTGTCCACCTTCAATCACTACCTCACCGTCACGCACTTAGCGGCGGAGATCAACCTCCGCCGCACCATCACCGTGTGTGCTGTCGACAATGCAGCCATGGACGACTTGATCTCCAAGAATTATCCACTCTACACCATCAAAAACATTCTTTCCCTTCACATCTTCGCTGATTACTTCAGTTCCAAGAAACTCCACCAGATGCCGAAGGGatccaccaccacctcctccctGTTTCAGGCAACGGGGGAGGCTGCCGGGACATCTGGATACGTCGACATCACTGACATTAAAGGCGGGAAAGTTGGCTTCTTACCCGTCGACAGCAGCGAAAATCAGCCGATGGCAACCTTCGTCAAGACCATAGGAGATTTACCGTATGATATCTCAGTTATCCAAATCAGTCACATTCTAACGTCACCGGAAGCCGAAGCTCCATCTTCCGCCCCCACGGACGTGAACGTAACTTCGCTCATGGCGAAGCAAGGTTGCAAAGCGTTTTCCGATTTGATCCGAGCGGAAGGGACCGAAGACACTTTTCTTCAAAGTGTCGTAGGCGGATTAACGATCTTCTGCCCTTCCGACGACGCGCTAAAATCCTTCATGCCTAGCTACACAAATTTAACATCTGACGGAAGAACTTCGGTGGTTCTGTATCACGCCATTCCGACCTACAATTCGCTCGGAATGCTCAGATCAAGCAGCGGATTGGTGAACACTTTAGCTACTGAAGGAGCAAACAAATACGATCTCACCGTACTGAACGACGGAGACAACGTGAAACTGGAAACGAAAGTCAACACGGCCACGATCAAAGGAACTTTAATCGATGCAGATCCTTTGTCGGTTTTTAAAATCGACAGGGTTTTACTGCCGAGGCAGCTGTTCAAGGTGGATCCGTTATCCAAATCGAAGAGCAGCAACGGCGCCGAATCTCCAGGTCCCTCCACCGACGACGAGGCGGCGGCGGCGGACATAAATTCAAGCAATGATAGAGAAAGAATCCGCGGTGGTTGGTTTGTGATGAGCGTGATTGGAATTTTGGCCAccattttttaa
- the LOC142536813 gene encoding BTB/POZ domain and ankyrin repeat-containing protein NPR1-like isoform X1, with the protein MDYGSELNSSLSFASNSHLSNGSTSNNISSSASSEVGTSLELLSLSRPSTGLEKLLLGGDFDYSDAKIEVEGHIVGVHRCILASQSQFFHNLFKKMSDESVKEGKPKYHMSELVPHGRIGYEAFMVVLNYLYTGKIKAYPTEVSTCVDESCAHDSCGPAIDYAVQMMYACALFEIKELLVVVQHRLLSFVDKAFVEDVLPILTVAFHCDLKQLLASCVQRIARSELDNIAMEKELPHEVLADVKSLRVRSKKEEGEENDSITVDPVNEKRIRRIHKALDSDDIELVKLLLDESDITLDASCALHYAAAYCNPKLINEVLNLKNADINLRNSQGYSVLHVAARRKDPSIVLGLLAEGASVFDKTWDGRTAVTICRRLTRPKDFNEVMKHGQETNKDRLCVDMLVREMCWNPMAGNVSMSSIMVADDLHMTLLLFENRVAMARTLFPLEARLAMQIAHVDSTLEFAGLSASKGSFGNIREVDLYEIPTDQVKRLQQRLQALQKTVETGRRYFPNCSEVLDRLLEDDILGALLLEKGTAEEQRTKKMRFMELKADVMKAFSRDMAEHKLAGFSTRSTVSSSPKGSAINNKLRKR; encoded by the exons ATGGATTATGGCAGTGAGCTGAATTCATCATTGAGCTTTGCCTCCAATTCTCACTTGTCAAATGGCTCTACAAGCAACAACATATCTTCCTCTGCTAGCTCCGAAGTGGGGACGAGTCTTGAATTATTGAGTTTGAGTAGACCAAGTACCGGCCTTGAGAAGCTCTTGCTTGGTGGTGACTTTGACTACAGTGACGCCAAAATAGAAGTTGAGGGGCACATTGTGGGTGTCCATCGCTGCATTTTAGCCTCCCAGAGTCAATTTTTTCACAatctatttaaaaaaatgagtgATGAATCTGTTAAGGAAGGAAAACCGAAGTATCATATGTCTGAATTGGTGCCTCATGGAAGAATAGGATACGAAGCATTCATGGTCGTCTTGAATTATTTGTATACTGGAAAGATTAAGGCGTATCCAACCGAGGTATCAACCTGTGTTGATGAATCTTGTGCTCATGATTCCTGTGGTCCTGCCATCGATTATGCTGTGCAGATGATGTATGCTTGTGCTTTATTTGAGATTAAAGAACTTCTGGTGGTTGTTCAG CATCGCCTTCTTAGTTTTGTTGACAAAGCTTTTGTGGAAGACGTACTTCCAATTCTTACGGTGGCGTTTCATTGTGACTTGAAGCAACTTCTTGCAAGTTGTGTCCAAAGAATAGCACGATCAGAACTTGACAATATTGCCATGGAGAAGGAGCTGCCCCATGAGGTGTTGGCTGATGTCAAATCACTCCGCGTCCGTTCCAAGAAAGAAGAAGGAGAAGAAAATGACTCGATCACAGTGGACCCTGTGAATGAGAAGAGAATCAGGAGAATTCACAAAGCACTTGATTCTGATGACATTGAATTAGTGAAGTTACTTTTGGATGAATCCGATATCACCTTAGATGCATCTTGTGCTCTTCATTATGCTGCTGCATATTGCAATCCCAAGCTTATAAACGAGGTTCTGAACTTGAAGAATGCTGATATTAACCTCCGGAATTCTCAAGGGTACTCCGTACTTCATGTTGCTGCAAGACGCAAGGACCCATCTATAGTTCTTGGATTGCTTGCCGAGGGTGCATCTGTGTTTGACAAGACGTGGGATGGACGTACAGCTGTGACAATATGCAGGAGGTTGACGCGTCCTAAGGATTTTAACGAGGTGATGAAGCATGGCCAGGAGACGAATAAGGACCGATTGTGTGTAGATATGCTGGTGAGAGAGATGTGCTGGAATCCGATGGCTGGGAATGTGTCAATGTCATCTATTATGGTGGCCGATGATCTGCACATGACGCTTCTTCTTTTTGAAAACAGAG TTGCAATGGCACGAACCTTATTTCCACTGGAAGCAAGATTAGCTATGCAGATAGCACACGTAGATTCGACTCTGGAGTTTGCTGGGCTTTCGGCATCCAAAGGTTCATTTGGGAACATTAGAGAGGTTGATTTGTATGAAATACCGACTGACCAAGTTAAAAGGCTCCAGCAGAGGTTGCAAGCCCTGCAAAAAACTG TGGAGACGGGGCGGCGATATTTCCCCAACTGCTCGGAAGTTCTCGACAGACTGTTGGAGGACGACATTTTAGGCGCTCTACTGCTGGAGAAGGGTACAGCAGAAGAACAAAGAACGAAAAAGATGCGCTTCATGGAACTCAAGGCGGATGTGATGAAAGCATTCAGCAGAGACATGGCTGAACATAAGCTGGCAGGCTTTTCAACTCGTTCCactgtttcatcttctccaaaaGGTAGTGCAATAAATAATAAGCTTAGAAAAAGATAA
- the LOC142536813 gene encoding BTB/POZ domain and ankyrin repeat-containing protein NPR1-like isoform X2, with the protein MDYGSELNSSLSFASNSHLSNGSTSNNISSSASSEVGTSLELLSLSRPSTGLEKLLLGGDFDYSDAKIEVEGHIVGVHRCILASQSQFFHNLFKKMSDESVKEGKPKYHMSELVPHGRIGYEAFMVVLNYLYTGKIKAYPTEVSTCVDESCAHDSCGPAIDYAVQMMYACALFEIKELLVVVQHRLLSFVDKAFVEDVLPILTVAFHCDLKQLLASCVQRIARSELDNIAMEKELPHEVLADVKSLRVRSKKEEGEENDSITVDPVNEKRIRRIHKALDSDDIELVKLLLDESDITLDASCALHYAAAYCNPKLINEVLNLKNADINLRNSQGYSVLHVAARRKDPSIVLGLLAEGASVFDKTWDGRTAVTICRRLTRPKDFNEVMKHGQETNKDRLCVDMLVREMCWNPMAGNVSMSSIMVADDLHMTLLLFENRVAMARTLFPLEARLAMQIAHVDSTLEFAGLSASKGSFGNIREVDLYEIPTDQVKRLQQRLQALQKTGKNGAAIFPQLLGSSRQTVGGRHFRRSTAGEGYSRRTKNEKDALHGTQGGCDESIQQRHG; encoded by the exons ATGGATTATGGCAGTGAGCTGAATTCATCATTGAGCTTTGCCTCCAATTCTCACTTGTCAAATGGCTCTACAAGCAACAACATATCTTCCTCTGCTAGCTCCGAAGTGGGGACGAGTCTTGAATTATTGAGTTTGAGTAGACCAAGTACCGGCCTTGAGAAGCTCTTGCTTGGTGGTGACTTTGACTACAGTGACGCCAAAATAGAAGTTGAGGGGCACATTGTGGGTGTCCATCGCTGCATTTTAGCCTCCCAGAGTCAATTTTTTCACAatctatttaaaaaaatgagtgATGAATCTGTTAAGGAAGGAAAACCGAAGTATCATATGTCTGAATTGGTGCCTCATGGAAGAATAGGATACGAAGCATTCATGGTCGTCTTGAATTATTTGTATACTGGAAAGATTAAGGCGTATCCAACCGAGGTATCAACCTGTGTTGATGAATCTTGTGCTCATGATTCCTGTGGTCCTGCCATCGATTATGCTGTGCAGATGATGTATGCTTGTGCTTTATTTGAGATTAAAGAACTTCTGGTGGTTGTTCAG CATCGCCTTCTTAGTTTTGTTGACAAAGCTTTTGTGGAAGACGTACTTCCAATTCTTACGGTGGCGTTTCATTGTGACTTGAAGCAACTTCTTGCAAGTTGTGTCCAAAGAATAGCACGATCAGAACTTGACAATATTGCCATGGAGAAGGAGCTGCCCCATGAGGTGTTGGCTGATGTCAAATCACTCCGCGTCCGTTCCAAGAAAGAAGAAGGAGAAGAAAATGACTCGATCACAGTGGACCCTGTGAATGAGAAGAGAATCAGGAGAATTCACAAAGCACTTGATTCTGATGACATTGAATTAGTGAAGTTACTTTTGGATGAATCCGATATCACCTTAGATGCATCTTGTGCTCTTCATTATGCTGCTGCATATTGCAATCCCAAGCTTATAAACGAGGTTCTGAACTTGAAGAATGCTGATATTAACCTCCGGAATTCTCAAGGGTACTCCGTACTTCATGTTGCTGCAAGACGCAAGGACCCATCTATAGTTCTTGGATTGCTTGCCGAGGGTGCATCTGTGTTTGACAAGACGTGGGATGGACGTACAGCTGTGACAATATGCAGGAGGTTGACGCGTCCTAAGGATTTTAACGAGGTGATGAAGCATGGCCAGGAGACGAATAAGGACCGATTGTGTGTAGATATGCTGGTGAGAGAGATGTGCTGGAATCCGATGGCTGGGAATGTGTCAATGTCATCTATTATGGTGGCCGATGATCTGCACATGACGCTTCTTCTTTTTGAAAACAGAG TTGCAATGGCACGAACCTTATTTCCACTGGAAGCAAGATTAGCTATGCAGATAGCACACGTAGATTCGACTCTGGAGTTTGCTGGGCTTTCGGCATCCAAAGGTTCATTTGGGAACATTAGAGAGGTTGATTTGTATGAAATACCGACTGACCAAGTTAAAAGGCTCCAGCAGAGGTTGCAAGCCCTGCAAAAAACTGGTAAGA ACGGGGCGGCGATATTTCCCCAACTGCTCGGAAGTTCTCGACAGACTGTTGGAGGACGACATTTTAGGCGCTCTACTGCTGGAGAAGGGTACAGCAGAAGAACAAAGAACGAAAAAGATGCGCTTCATGGAACTCAAGGCGGATGTGATGAAAGCATTCAGCAGAGACATGGCTGA